The DNA segment ACGTCGATCCGCGAGGTCCATAGCTTCTCGCCGTCGATCACGTACTCCTCGCCCTCCCGCCTCGCACGGGTCTCGATGGCGGTCGACTCCGAGCCTGCCTTCGGCTCCGTCAACGAGAAACACTGGATCCAGGCGTCGCCGCTCGCCACCCGCGGGAGGAGCTCCTCCTTCATCTCGTCGCTGCCGTGCTTCACGAGCGGCGAGGAGTTGTAGACCGCGGCGTGGATCGTCTGTGCGCCGCTGAAGCCCGCGCCGCTGGCGGCGATCGTCTCCATCATGACGACGGCCTCCGTCGTCCCCAGTCCCTTCCCCCCGTACGCCTCGGGGACGAGCACGCCGAGCCAGCCCTCGTCGGCGAGCGCCTCGACGAACGCGTGGGGGTACTCGCCTGCGGCGTCCTTCTCGCGCCAGTACTCCCGGTCGAACTCGGCGCAGATCGCCTCGATCTCCTCGCGGACCCGTCGCTGGCGGTCGGTCAGCTCGACCGCTCGTTCGGAAAACGCTAACATGCTACTCCCTGGCTTCCCGGCCGTGTTAAGCCTGTAGTTCGCGGCGAACTCGAGTGCGAATCAGCCGCCGGTCGCGACGGCCATCAGCTCCTCGATCGACCGCTCCGGAAGCTCCGCGACCGCCGTCGCGAGCGCGTCGGGATCGACGTCCACCTCGGAGGTCCCTACGAGCCCGCGGGTCTTCTCCGTGACCCGATCCCAGGACATCGGATCGTCGGGTTCGCCGTACGGGACATCGACGAACCGCTCGTATACCTCGTCGGCCTCGACGCTCACCCGAGCACACCACCGTTCGGGGAAGGCGTCCTGCACGTCGGCATCCGTATCGACGCTCGTCGCGTCCATGAGCCGGCGGAACCCCTGGTCCTCGAACCGCGGCGACTCGTCGAGCCGGCCGGCGGTCCGAAGGAACGGTTCGGCGCCCGCCGCCCCCTCCACGAGGGCGAGCGCCGCCGCGAACGGCATGCTGAACTGACAGTCGACGAAGTTCTCCGGGCGTCGTTTCGACTCGATCGGAGCGCCCGTCAGTCGTACCCCCGCCTCGGGAAGCGCCACCTCGACGTTCGTCACCTCGTCGGGATCCACCGAGGTTGCGAGTTCGCGGAGGGCGTCGATCGCGGGGTGCATGTACCGACAGCACGGATAGGGTTTGAGCCCCGTCTCCTCTACCGCGTTTCGGCCGGCCAGCCGCTCGATCGCCTCGGGGCGGGCGTCGTGGGTGTACCCTTCGAAGAAGCCGAACTCCCCCTCGATCGGCTCGGCGGCCCCCTCGAAGCCCGCTGCCGCGAGCTCCACCGCCGTCACCGCCCGCCGGGCCGCGAGTCCGGGGTGGAGGCGCTTGTTCCAGGCGCCGTTCTCGAGGAACTGCAACGAGCCCGCCGCCTGGCTCCCGTTGACGCCGAACGCGTTCTCGACCTCCTCCTCGGAGAGTCCGCGGACGACGCCCGCGGCCGCGGTCGCGCCGAACGTCCCGCAGGTCGCGGTGATGTGGAACCCCTGCGCGTAGTGGGCGTCGGGGTTGACCGCCTCGCCCACCGTGCAGGCGACGTCGTAGCCGGCGGCGACGCCCGCGAGAAACCGTTCAGAGGAGGCGCCGGTCGCCTCGGCGGTCGCGAGCGCCGCCGCGATCGACGGTGCGCCGGGGTGCAGCGACGAACCCAGATGCGTGTCGTCGAAGTCGAGGCTGTGAGCCAGGGTGCCGTTTACGAGCGCCCCAGCGTCCGGCGAGACGCGTTCGCCGCTGGGTATCACCGTCGCGGCGCCGCCGCCGGCGAATCCCGTCCCCTCGAGGAGCGCAGGCGTCGAGTCGGCGTGGGCCGCCCCGCCGATCGCGACGCCGAACCAGTCGAGGACGTGCTTTCGGAGCGTCTCGTCTGCGCTCACCGTACCGTCGAGGCCGGCGCAGTACGCCGCCAATCGGTCCGTGAACTCGGCCATCGATTACGGCTACGGATCCCCGAGATAAGTATGCACGTGACACGCGGATCGCGTCGTCGAGCGCCCTTCTTCGCGGTGCGCGCACGCGCGTAAACGGCTGGGTTTTTACCTCGCGGTTTCGTAGCTCGCGACATGTTCAACGCGATCGTGAGTGCCGACACGTTCGGGACGGCGCTCGACTCCGTGAGCGCGCTGGTGGACGAGTGCAAGATCCACCTCAACGAGGAGGGGCTGGCGATCCGCGCCGTCGACCCCGCGAACGTCGGCATGGTCGATCTCACCCTCGCTTCGGACGCCTTCGAGTCCTACGAGGCCGACGGCGGCCAGATCGGCGTCAACCTCTCGCGACTCGAGGACATCGTCGGCATGGCCGACGCCGGCCAGCTCGTCCACCTCGAGCTCGACGAGGAGACGCGCAAGCTCCAGATCCAGCTCGACGGCCTCGAGTACACCCTCGCGTTGATCGACCCCGACTCGATCCGCCAGGAGCCCGACATCCCCGATCTCGATCTGCCCGCCCGGATCGTCGTCGAGGGTCGCGACATCAATCGCGCGGTGAAGGCCGCCGACATGGTGAGCGACCACATCGCGCTGGGCGTCGACGAGGAGGAAGAGCTGTTCCAGGTCGAGGCCGAGGGCGACACCGACGACGTCCACCTCGAACTCGACCGCGACGACCTGATCGACCTCACGCCCGGGCCCGCCCGCTCGCTCTTCAGCCTCGATTACCTGAAGGACATGAACAAGGCGATCCCCACCGATGGCGAGGTCACGCTCGAACTCGGCGAGGAGTTCCCCGTGAAGCTCCACTTCGAGATCGCCGAGGGCAACGGCCAGGTCACCTACATGCTCGCCCCGCGCATCCAGAGCGACTAAAGCCCCTTCTCGTAGCGATACGCTCTATACTCATCACCGTCGAACTCGGCTGTTTCTTCGCCGACTCGCTCGAATCCCTCATTCTCGTAGAAGTCGATTCCCACCTCGTTTTCGGCGAACACGGAGAGCGTGAGCCGGTCGTATCCCTCGATCTCCGCCTCGACTGAGTCGAGCAGTCGCCCGCCGATTCCCTCACCCCACTGCTCGGGCCGGACGTATATCCGAAAGAGCTCTGCGACGTGCTTGTCACCCGGGGCAGGACCGACATGGACGAATCCGGTCGGATCGTTCCCGACCACGTGGACGACGTGCTCCGGCCGCCCGATCGCCTCTCGTAGCCCGTCAGGGTCGTACCACTCGTCGATCGTCCGCTCTACCGTCTCCTCGCCGAGCAGCCCGTCGTAGGCGGCGTGCCACGAGGTACGCGCGATCTCGCGGATCGACTCCGCATCCTCCGGAGTCGCCTGTCGAACGTCGCTCATACTCGTTGTACGGTCCAGGAACTCATAAACGAGGCCGGGTACCCACGTTTTTATCTGCGGGGCCGACGAACCGACCCGCCAGTCAATGCGCGCTCTCCACGCCCGATACCCGTTTCTCTCCGCCGCCCGTGAGACCGTCGAAGAGGCCGACGTCGACCTCGTGAGCCTCGTCCGCGAGGACCGGACGGTCGTCGAGCGCGCGACCGAGCGGGTCGCGGGCTCGCTCCGGGAGGGGAGCGTCGGCGATCCGCATCGGAGCACCCGCGTCGAACTCCTCTCCTATCCGGTCGCGCGGGTGCTCGTCTCGCTCGTGGACGAGCGGATCTGTACCCGGAAGTACGCCCGCGCCGAGGCGAAGCGTGCCATCGCGCAGTTCACCGACGAACGCGACGCGAGCGCCGAACTCAAGAGCGCCCGGACCGAGAAGCTCTCGGTCGCCGACCTGCTCGCGGAGTTCGACCTCGAGGAGGCCATCCGCGAGACCGACGCCGGCTATCGGGTCGCCGTCGGGACCTATCTCGGGCTGACGGCGGACGTCCGCGGCGAGGAGTGGCGCCTGGTCAACCGGACTCTCGCCGACGGCGACGTCCACATCGAACGTGCGGAGCTCGACGCCCTACTGGAGGAGGCGATCGCCAAACGGGTCGAGCGCGGCCTTCCCCTCGGGGTTCCCGATCCGATCGCGGACGAGCTCGACGAGGAGGTGGCGAGCCTGCGCGAGACGCTCGCCGACCTCGACCTCACCCGCGAGATCGACACCGTCGTTCCCGAACGGTTCCCGCCGTGCATGAAGGCGCTGCTCGACTCGATCCAGAAGGGCGAGCACCTCGAACACCACTCCCGGTTCGCGATCACCGCCTTCCTCACGAGCATCGGGATGAGCACCGACGAGATCATCGACCTCTACATGGTGAACTCGAGCTTCGGCGAGGAGATGACGCGCTATCAGACCGACCACATCCGTGGGGAGACCAGCCCGACGGAGTACTCGCCGCCGAGCTGTGCGACGATGCAGTCCTACGGCGACTGCGTGAACAAGGACGATCGCTGCGAGACGATCTCACATCCGATGGCCTACTACGAGAAGGCGCTCGACGAGGCCGACGAGGACGAACTGATCGACTGGCGCGAGGAGGAGGGGGACGGAAACGAGGGGGAGGCCGCCTAACGGTTGAGGTAGTACGCGAGACCGAGCCCGAGAACCGACATCAGGACGACGAAACCGGTGATCGCGCCGACGAGCGCCATCCCGCCGTCGGTCGAGAGGCCGCCTCGGTTGTAGACGTCCCCGATGACGACGATCACCGCGATGAACAGCGCCACCGCACCGACGGAAACGGCGATCTCGACGACCGTATCCCGGTCTACGTCCATGACCGGGCGTTTTCCGCCCCGAACTAAAAGCACTTCGAAGCGCGCTTTCCCGACCCCTCCTTCGAGTGGAAGACTTAGGTTGCTCGGGCACCTACTCCGAGTGTAGTCGATTCGGGAGTTCCACCGGAACTCCCGGTGATTCCATGACGCAAGCCAGAAACACACCAGCGTCACCAGCGCCGCTTCCGGCCGCCGAGGCCGAACTCGATCGTCGCTCGATCAGAGCCCGGACCGAGCCGATGACGGTCACCGCGCTCGGCGACGCCATCTACGAGATCGGAACCGAACACAGGACGACGTACCTCGTCGATCTCGCGAGCAACCGCTGTAGCTGTCCCGACCACACCTACCGCGACGTCCGCTGTAAGCACCTCCGGCGCGTCGCCATCGAGATCACCGAGGGTCGCGTCCCGCCGCCGGGGGAGCTGGCGGTCGGATGTGCCGTCTGTGGCGAGGAACTGTTCGTCAACGAGCGCGAGGTCGACGGGGGATCGCACTACTGCGAGGCCCACACCCTGAGGCCGGGCGCGATCGTCCGCGACCGCGAGACGGGCGACCGGCTGCTCGTGGTGAGCGTCTCCGACCGGCAGGCCGACCACGTCCGCATCGGCGAGTCAGCCTACAGCGTCGCGACCTACCCCAACAACCGCTCGTACGACCCGACCGATCCGGTCGTCGGCGCGGTCTACCCCCAGTCGGTCGAGATGACCGATCGGGGTCCCGAACCGGACGCGCTCCGCGTCTACTCGTTCCCGCGTTCGCGCCTCGAGCGGATCGCCTGATCCATCGGGCTCGTCGAATCAACCCAGCCGG comes from the Halalkalicoccus sp. CG83 genome and includes:
- a CDS encoding MmgE/PrpD family protein; protein product: MAEFTDRLAAYCAGLDGTVSADETLRKHVLDWFGVAIGGAAHADSTPALLEGTGFAGGGAATVIPSGERVSPDAGALVNGTLAHSLDFDDTHLGSSLHPGAPSIAAALATAEATGASSERFLAGVAAGYDVACTVGEAVNPDAHYAQGFHITATCGTFGATAAAGVVRGLSEEEVENAFGVNGSQAAGSLQFLENGAWNKRLHPGLAARRAVTAVELAAAGFEGAAEPIEGEFGFFEGYTHDARPEAIERLAGRNAVEETGLKPYPCCRYMHPAIDALRELATSVDPDEVTNVEVALPEAGVRLTGAPIESKRRPENFVDCQFSMPFAAALALVEGAAGAEPFLRTAGRLDESPRFEDQGFRRLMDATSVDTDADVQDAFPERWCARVSVEADEVYERFVDVPYGEPDDPMSWDRVTEKTRGLVGTSEVDVDPDALATAVAELPERSIEELMAVATGG
- a CDS encoding DNA polymerase sliding clamp, whose amino-acid sequence is MFNAIVSADTFGTALDSVSALVDECKIHLNEEGLAIRAVDPANVGMVDLTLASDAFESYEADGGQIGVNLSRLEDIVGMADAGQLVHLELDEETRKLQIQLDGLEYTLALIDPDSIRQEPDIPDLDLPARIVVEGRDINRAVKAADMVSDHIALGVDEEEELFQVEAEGDTDDVHLELDRDDLIDLTPGPARSLFSLDYLKDMNKAIPTDGEVTLELGEEFPVKLHFEIAEGNGQVTYMLAPRIQSD
- a CDS encoding GNAT family N-acetyltransferase — translated: MSDVRQATPEDAESIREIARTSWHAAYDGLLGEETVERTIDEWYDPDGLREAIGRPEHVVHVVGNDPTGFVHVGPAPGDKHVAELFRIYVRPEQWGEGIGGRLLDSVEAEIEGYDRLTLSVFAENEVGIDFYENEGFERVGEETAEFDGDEYRAYRYEKGL
- the priL gene encoding DNA primase regulatory subunit PriL, with translation MRALHARYPFLSAARETVEEADVDLVSLVREDRTVVERATERVAGSLREGSVGDPHRSTRVELLSYPVARVLVSLVDERICTRKYARAEAKRAIAQFTDERDASAELKSARTEKLSVADLLAEFDLEEAIRETDAGYRVAVGTYLGLTADVRGEEWRLVNRTLADGDVHIERAELDALLEEAIAKRVERGLPLGVPDPIADELDEEVASLRETLADLDLTREIDTVVPERFPPCMKALLDSIQKGEHLEHHSRFAITAFLTSIGMSTDEIIDLYMVNSSFGEEMTRYQTDHIRGETSPTEYSPPSCATMQSYGDCVNKDDRCETISHPMAYYEKALDEADEDELIDWREEEGDGNEGEAA
- a CDS encoding DUF7472 family protein, which produces MDVDRDTVVEIAVSVGAVALFIAVIVVIGDVYNRGGLSTDGGMALVGAITGFVVLMSVLGLGLAYYLNR
- a CDS encoding SWIM zinc finger family protein — its product is MTQARNTPASPAPLPAAEAELDRRSIRARTEPMTVTALGDAIYEIGTEHRTTYLVDLASNRCSCPDHTYRDVRCKHLRRVAIEITEGRVPPPGELAVGCAVCGEELFVNEREVDGGSHYCEAHTLRPGAIVRDRETGDRLLVVSVSDRQADHVRIGESAYSVATYPNNRSYDPTDPVVGAVYPQSVEMTDRGPEPDALRVYSFPRSRLERIA